A stretch of the Actinomycetota bacterium genome encodes the following:
- a CDS encoding potassium channel family protein, translated as MDVIWIVAGFVMIVAGVLDLFMTVLYYDAAGPLSLRLYRLVWSLCRRVASKVPDRHTYFVLSLGVPLMVLGSLILWIALQVLGFAAIYYVGLHGGAFRFSEGLEASVVEALYLSGISLSGLGYGDLAPVTAPFQLVAALQALMGYGFLTLAIAYVVNVYKVIEDMGVLSSDIFHESERTYDSRHILELHFHRGEPRDLGGRLNNFYNGLISHHEGMRHYPVVYYFYSRRGYAALPYRFGLIGRVVAALLWGLPTGDPITEEPWLRALKSAYESITNEILERFLETEKWDPATKPVDKARFVTDLSYGRSDEATVQRFLELLDFMEELTERKHPRNPDEVYRRYREWVPFVARIDEFVETIVRHLSPR; from the coding sequence GTGGACGTTATCTGGATAGTCGCCGGCTTCGTAATGATCGTCGCCGGGGTCCTGGACCTGTTTATGACCGTCCTTTACTACGATGCCGCCGGGCCCCTCTCGCTACGGCTGTACCGGTTGGTGTGGTCCCTCTGCCGCCGGGTGGCGTCGAAGGTGCCCGACCGGCACACCTACTTCGTTCTTTCTCTCGGCGTGCCCCTTATGGTTCTGGGGAGCCTCATCCTGTGGATCGCACTACAGGTCTTGGGGTTTGCGGCCATCTACTACGTGGGACTGCACGGCGGGGCATTCCGGTTCTCCGAGGGACTGGAGGCCAGCGTGGTGGAGGCCCTGTACCTCAGCGGCATCAGCCTGTCCGGCCTGGGTTACGGAGACCTGGCGCCGGTCACCGCTCCGTTCCAGCTGGTGGCCGCCCTGCAGGCGTTGATGGGGTACGGGTTCCTCACGCTGGCGATCGCCTATGTCGTCAACGTCTACAAGGTCATCGAGGACATGGGTGTGCTGTCGTCCGACATCTTCCACGAGTCCGAGCGGACCTACGACTCACGACACATCCTGGAGCTGCACTTCCACCGGGGCGAGCCCCGGGACCTTGGGGGCCGGCTCAACAACTTCTACAACGGCCTGATCTCGCACCACGAGGGCATGCGGCACTACCCGGTCGTCTACTACTTCTACAGCCGGAGGGGGTACGCGGCGCTCCCCTACCGCTTCGGGCTCATCGGCAGGGTTGTTGCCGCTCTGCTCTGGGGGCTGCCCACAGGCGATCCGATCACGGAGGAGCCCTGGCTGCGGGCGCTCAAATCGGCTTATGAATCGATAACCAACGAGATCCTGGAGCGGTTCCTGGAAACCGAGAAGTGGGACCCGGCAACCAAACCGGTGGACAAGGCAAGGTTCGTCACCGACCTGTCCTACGGAAGGTCCGACGAAGCGACGGTCCAGCGCTTCCTGGAACTGCTGGATTTCATGGAGGAGCTGACCGAGCGCAAGCACCCCCGGAACCCCGATGAGGTTTACCGCCGGTATCGTGAGTGGGTGCCGTTTGTTGCCCGGATCGACGAGTTCGTCGAGACGATCGTCCGGCACCTCAGCCCCCGCTAG